A DNA window from Altererythrobacter sp. B11 contains the following coding sequences:
- the hemE gene encoding uroporphyrinogen decarboxylase: MPGLLLETLRGTMGDRRPVWLMRQAGRYLPEYRALRASKGGFLQLVYDSEAAAEITLQPIRRFGFDGAILFSDILIVPYAMGQDLAFVAGEGPRLSPRLIDRALGSLEAVPDRLMPIYRTVELVKAQLTGETTLLGFAGSPWTVATYMVAGEGSRDQHVTRALAYRDPEAFQKIIDSVVAVTVDYLCGQIQAGAEAVQLFDSWAGSLAPAEFERWVIAPNAAITAQVKARYPDVPVIGFPKGAGEKLPAYARETGVDAVGVDETVDPLWAARELPAGMPVQGNLDPLLLLAGGNSLAVQAQTVLRAFSERPHVFNLGHGIDKETPIAHVEQLLQIVRSGG; encoded by the coding sequence ATGCCCGGCCTTCTTCTCGAAACCCTGCGCGGGACCATGGGGGACCGGCGCCCGGTATGGCTGATGCGGCAAGCGGGTCGGTATCTCCCCGAATATCGCGCGTTGCGGGCCAGCAAGGGCGGGTTCCTGCAGCTGGTGTATGACAGCGAAGCAGCGGCAGAGATTACCCTTCAGCCGATCCGGCGGTTCGGCTTCGATGGGGCGATCCTGTTTTCCGACATTTTGATCGTTCCCTACGCCATGGGTCAGGACCTGGCTTTCGTGGCGGGGGAGGGGCCCCGGCTTTCGCCGCGCCTGATCGATCGGGCGCTCGGCTCGCTGGAGGCGGTCCCAGACCGGCTCATGCCGATCTATCGCACGGTGGAGTTGGTGAAGGCCCAGCTGACGGGCGAGACGACGCTGCTGGGCTTCGCAGGGAGCCCTTGGACCGTTGCCACCTACATGGTTGCCGGGGAGGGCAGTCGCGACCAGCATGTGACGCGGGCGCTCGCCTATCGCGACCCCGAGGCGTTTCAGAAGATCATCGATTCGGTCGTGGCGGTCACGGTCGATTATCTCTGCGGTCAGATCCAGGCAGGCGCCGAAGCCGTGCAATTGTTCGACAGCTGGGCGGGCAGTCTCGCTCCGGCGGAGTTCGAACGGTGGGTCATCGCGCCAAATGCGGCGATTACAGCGCAGGTCAAGGCGCGCTATCCCGATGTGCCGGTGATCGGCTTCCCGAAGGGTGCCGGGGAAAAGCTGCCCGCCTATGCGCGCGAGACCGGCGTGGATGCGGTGGGCGTGGACGAGACCGTGGATCCGCTATGGGCGGCGCGGGAGCTCCCGGCGGGCATGCCCGTACAAGGCAACCTCGATCCGCTGCTGTTGCTGGCTGGTGGCAATAGCCTTGCGGTGCAGGCGCAAACCGTGCTTCGCGCATTTTCCGAGCGGCCGCATGTGTTCAATCTTGGCCATGGGATCGACAAGGAGACGCCGATCGCCCATGTGGAGCAGCTGCTGCAGATCGTGCGCAGCGGGGGATGA
- a CDS encoding pyruvate, water dikinase regulatory protein produces MALLHLHLLSDSTGETLEMIAKAALAQFDDAEVIRHFWPMVRSQQHLDRIVEELAANPGLVLYTLVNDDTRRRLEDRCRGLGLPHVAALDTVTAALEDRLGQQAKGRPGRQHQLDEAYFARVDAIQFTIAHDDGIAWEEWEEADILLAGVSRSSKTPTSIYLANRGYKVANIPLVMESPPPPSLFELRNPLIVGLTTAPTRLIQIRRNRLLSLNQETQTAYVDEEKVAREVAFARRMFADNGWPVIDVTRRSIEETAAAVIRLYNQRCERAKERPPQVGTKPI; encoded by the coding sequence ATGGCCCTTTTGCACCTGCATCTGCTGTCGGATTCCACCGGCGAAACGCTGGAAATGATCGCCAAGGCTGCTCTTGCCCAATTCGACGATGCGGAGGTGATCCGCCATTTCTGGCCGATGGTCCGTTCACAGCAGCACCTTGATCGTATCGTGGAAGAGCTGGCTGCCAACCCCGGCCTCGTTCTCTACACGCTGGTGAATGACGACACACGTCGGCGGTTGGAGGATCGTTGCCGCGGGCTGGGCTTGCCGCATGTGGCCGCGCTCGACACGGTAACAGCCGCGCTGGAAGATCGGCTGGGCCAGCAGGCGAAAGGGCGGCCGGGGCGGCAGCATCAGCTGGACGAAGCCTATTTCGCACGTGTGGATGCCATCCAGTTCACCATCGCGCATGACGACGGGATTGCGTGGGAGGAGTGGGAGGAAGCGGACATCCTTCTCGCCGGCGTATCACGCAGTTCCAAGACCCCGACCAGCATTTATCTGGCCAATCGGGGTTACAAGGTGGCCAATATCCCGCTGGTAATGGAAAGCCCGCCGCCGCCCTCCCTCTTCGAACTGCGCAATCCCTTGATCGTGGGCCTCACCACCGCCCCCACGCGACTGATTCAGATAAGGCGCAACCGCCTGCTGTCCCTGAACCAGGAAACGCAGACCGCCTATGTGGACGAGGAGAAGGTCGCCCGGGAAGTGGCATTTGCCCGGCGCATGTTCGCCGACAATGGCTGGCCGGTGATCGATGTCACCCGGCGCTCGATCGAGGAGACCGCAGCCGCGGTTATCCGCCTGTATAATCAGCGGTGCGAACGCGCCAAGGAGCGTCCGCCGCAAGTGGGAACCAAGCCGATATGA
- a CDS encoding Maf family protein: MITLASRSASRRAMLEAAGVAFRPVPAAIDERALERDLAGSPPAAVAVALAEAKALAVEAAGDRLVLGSDSLVVVDELRFDKPSSRRDAASHLRFFSGREMQLHSAAALAREGKVIWRHSAMATLHVRRLTDEFIETYLAEEWPAVSQCVGVFRIEGPGVQLFERIEGDHFTVLGMPLLAVLAALREHGELPS, encoded by the coding sequence ATGATCACCCTCGCCTCCCGCAGCGCCTCTCGCCGGGCGATGCTGGAAGCCGCCGGCGTTGCCTTCCGACCGGTGCCCGCCGCAATCGACGAGCGTGCGCTGGAACGCGACCTGGCCGGCTCGCCGCCGGCCGCTGTCGCTGTGGCCCTCGCGGAGGCGAAGGCTCTCGCGGTCGAGGCGGCAGGCGATCGGCTGGTCCTTGGCAGCGACTCGCTGGTCGTGGTGGACGAGCTGCGGTTCGACAAGCCGTCGAGCCGGCGCGATGCCGCATCTCATCTGCGATTCTTCTCCGGCCGGGAGATGCAGCTCCATTCCGCAGCGGCGCTTGCGCGGGAGGGTAAAGTGATTTGGCGTCACTCCGCCATGGCCACTCTTCATGTGCGCAGGCTCACGGATGAGTTTATCGAAACCTATCTTGCGGAGGAATGGCCCGCCGTAAGCCAGTGCGTGGGCGTGTTCAGGATCGAAGGCCCGGGCGTGCAATTGTTTGAGCGGATCGAGGGCGACCACTTCACCGTGCTAGGGATGCCACTGCTGGCGGTGTTGGCAGCCTTGCGCGAGCACGGCGAGCTGCCTTCGTGA
- a CDS encoding shikimate dehydrogenase family protein produces the protein MSTPYAEVIGDPIAQSKSPTIHNLWIGRLGLEAEYRACHVKGDGLAEYLARRREDLAWRGCNVTMPHKQAVIPLIDRLDPLAQRIGAVNTILREADGSLTGFNTDAGGFLEPLRAELAKTHYFRMARILGTGGAARAIVAALADQNMVLVLAGRDPAKARALLDELAPGGEHHAIDIAHFAAPGDFAFDDREGCFDLVVNASPLGMAGQPPLLFDMGHVPPGSIVYDIVTHPHDTPLLLSARAAGFATLDGLNMLIGQAAEAFEKFFGASPPRADGDEELRHLLLG, from the coding sequence GTGAGTACGCCCTATGCAGAGGTGATCGGCGACCCCATCGCGCAGTCAAAATCGCCCACGATCCACAATCTCTGGATCGGGCGCCTCGGCTTGGAGGCAGAGTACCGTGCCTGCCATGTGAAGGGTGATGGGCTGGCAGAGTATCTCGCGCGTCGCCGGGAGGATCTGGCCTGGCGGGGCTGCAATGTCACCATGCCGCACAAGCAGGCGGTCATTCCCCTGATCGATCGGCTCGATCCGCTGGCGCAGAGGATCGGCGCGGTGAATACGATCCTGCGGGAAGCAGATGGCTCGCTGACCGGTTTCAACACCGATGCAGGTGGCTTTCTGGAGCCGCTCCGCGCAGAGTTGGCCAAGACGCACTATTTCCGGATGGCCCGCATTCTTGGCACCGGCGGTGCCGCGCGGGCCATCGTGGCTGCTCTGGCGGATCAGAACATGGTGCTGGTTCTTGCCGGGCGCGATCCAGCGAAGGCACGCGCCCTGCTGGACGAGCTCGCCCCCGGCGGTGAGCACCACGCCATCGACATCGCCCATTTCGCAGCGCCCGGCGATTTCGCCTTCGACGATCGGGAAGGCTGCTTCGATCTTGTGGTGAATGCCAGCCCGCTCGGCATGGCAGGGCAGCCGCCGCTGTTGTTCGACATGGGCCATGTGCCGCCGGGCAGCATAGTTTACGACATCGTCACCCATCCGCACGACACACCGCTCCTGCTATCCGCCCGCGCCGCGGGATTTGCCACGCTTGATGGGCTCAACATGCTGATCGGCCAGGCAGCTGAGGCGTTCGAGAAGTTCTTCGGTGCCTCACCGCCCCGGGCGGATGGCGACGAGGAATTGCGGCACCTGTTGCTTGGATGA
- the coaE gene encoding dephospho-CoA kinase (Dephospho-CoA kinase (CoaE) performs the final step in coenzyme A biosynthesis.) translates to MSGPHVLGLTGSIGMGKSTVAAMFAELGVPVFDADAEVRQMQGRGGALLPVIEAAFPGTTGPDGVDRKALGAAVFEDPEALARLEAIVHPAVRAQRKAFLLQHAAAPLVVIDVPLLFERTDPAEVDSVLVVSAGPDVQRARVLARPGMTPASFARILRLQMPDAEKRARADHIIDTGTPLAETRAAVARLVEKLTR, encoded by the coding sequence ATGAGCGGGCCTCACGTTCTCGGCCTTACCGGCTCGATCGGCATGGGAAAATCCACCGTGGCGGCCATGTTTGCCGAACTGGGCGTGCCCGTATTCGATGCCGATGCCGAGGTTCGCCAGATGCAAGGCCGCGGTGGCGCATTATTGCCCGTGATCGAGGCGGCCTTTCCCGGCACCACTGGCCCTGATGGGGTGGACCGCAAGGCCCTGGGCGCAGCGGTGTTTGAGGATCCAGAGGCGCTCGCCCGGCTGGAAGCGATCGTCCATCCCGCAGTGCGCGCGCAGCGGAAAGCCTTTCTGCTCCAGCACGCGGCGGCTCCGCTGGTCGTGATCGATGTGCCGCTCCTTTTTGAAAGGACCGACCCAGCAGAGGTGGATTCGGTGCTCGTCGTCTCCGCCGGGCCAGATGTGCAGCGCGCCCGTGTCCTCGCTCGCCCGGGCATGACGCCCGCAAGCTTCGCGCGCATCTTGAGGCTGCAGATGCCGGATGCAGAGAAGCGGGCGCGGGCCGATCACATCATCGACACAGGCACGCCTCTTGCGGAAACGCGCGCTGCGGTCGCGAGGCTGGTGGAGAAGCTTACCCGCTAA
- the dnaQ gene encoding DNA polymerase III subunit epsilon: MREIVFDTETTGLDPRTGDRMVEIGCIELLNRVPSGRNFHAYFNPQRMMPFEAERVHGLSDAFLADKPLFGEKVPELLDFIGDAPLVAHNAQFDFGFLNFELESCGHPIVGMERMVDTLVIARRRHPGAKHSLDALCSRYGVDRSHRVMHGALLDAELLAQVYVELLGGRQIGLELGVSTVAVQAATVSAVPTSGRARPCRRVFREPRPHGATPEERARHDLFIQTLESPLWKR; this comes from the coding sequence ATGCGGGAAATCGTCTTCGACACCGAAACCACGGGCCTTGATCCACGGACCGGGGATCGCATGGTTGAGATCGGCTGCATCGAACTCCTCAATCGCGTTCCCAGTGGCCGCAATTTCCACGCCTATTTCAATCCGCAGCGGATGATGCCCTTCGAGGCGGAGAGGGTACACGGTCTCAGCGATGCCTTCCTTGCTGACAAGCCGCTTTTCGGGGAGAAGGTGCCGGAACTGCTCGACTTCATCGGCGATGCGCCGCTTGTTGCGCACAATGCGCAATTCGATTTCGGCTTTCTGAATTTTGAACTCGAGAGCTGCGGCCATCCGATTGTCGGGATGGAACGCATGGTCGATACGTTGGTGATCGCGCGTCGCCGGCACCCAGGTGCCAAGCATTCCCTCGATGCGCTCTGCTCGCGTTACGGTGTCGATCGAAGCCACCGCGTGATGCATGGCGCGCTGCTCGATGCCGAATTGCTCGCTCAGGTTTATGTGGAGCTGCTCGGCGGTCGGCAGATCGGCCTGGAACTCGGAGTTTCGACCGTAGCGGTACAGGCGGCAACGGTCTCAGCCGTGCCGACCAGCGGGCGCGCAAGGCCGTGCCGGCGAGTATTCCGCGAACCCCGCCCGCATGGCGCCACGCCGGAAGAGCGCGCGCGGCACGATCTGTTTATCCAAACGTTGGAATCTCCGCTCTGGAAGCGTTGA
- the hpf gene encoding ribosome hibernation-promoting factor, HPF/YfiA family: MEIRVSGHQMDTGSALQEHASDRLTGISEKYFSRALSSSVTFGKAPAGAVGCDIVLHANQGLILKSHGEAQDAHVAFDVAAEKIDKQLRRYKRRLKDRHEQAQHAVELEEAAYTVFGVEEPSSDEEEAADAPPVIAETRIDVPEVSVSDAVMLLDLRHTNALFFKNAGTGRHNMVYRREDGSIGWVEPS; the protein is encoded by the coding sequence ATGGAAATCCGCGTCTCCGGCCACCAGATGGACACTGGTTCGGCCTTGCAGGAACACGCCTCGGACCGTCTCACTGGCATCAGCGAGAAGTATTTCAGCCGGGCGCTTTCATCTTCGGTGACATTCGGCAAGGCGCCCGCTGGCGCCGTCGGGTGCGATATCGTTCTGCATGCGAACCAGGGGCTGATCCTCAAGAGCCACGGCGAAGCGCAGGATGCGCATGTGGCTTTCGACGTCGCCGCGGAGAAGATCGACAAGCAGCTGCGCCGTTACAAGCGCCGGCTGAAGGACCGCCATGAGCAGGCGCAGCACGCCGTGGAGCTGGAAGAAGCGGCTTACACCGTGTTCGGCGTGGAAGAGCCTTCCAGTGATGAAGAGGAAGCGGCTGACGCCCCCCCCGTAATCGCTGAGACGCGGATCGACGTGCCAGAGGTGAGCGTGTCGGACGCGGTGATGCTTCTGGACTTGCGCCATACCAATGCGCTGTTCTTCAAAAACGCTGGCACGGGACGCCATAATATGGTCTATCGCCGCGAAGATGGTTCGATCGGCTGGGTTGAGCCGTCCTGA
- a CDS encoding PTS sugar transporter subunit IIA, with protein MRGLFLMKPEAVAIVHAADKPTILAKLSSLFAGAWGLDAALVQEQLEEREKLGSTGFGRGVAIPHARVPGLQRPVAALLKLRQPADFAAADGLPVDLVFGLLSPENCGATHLHALAAISRLVRDERVHEALSEAPDEEAMFGLLTNATDRDAA; from the coding sequence ATGCGTGGCCTATTTCTGATGAAACCGGAAGCCGTTGCCATCGTGCACGCGGCGGACAAGCCGACCATCCTGGCGAAACTCAGTAGTCTGTTCGCAGGGGCGTGGGGCCTCGACGCGGCGCTGGTGCAGGAACAGCTGGAAGAGCGCGAGAAGCTCGGCAGCACCGGCTTTGGCAGGGGCGTGGCAATTCCCCATGCACGCGTGCCTGGATTGCAGCGGCCTGTGGCGGCGCTCCTCAAGCTGCGTCAGCCGGCGGACTTTGCCGCGGCTGACGGACTGCCGGTGGACCTGGTTTTCGGCCTTCTCTCGCCCGAAAATTGCGGCGCCACACATTTGCACGCGCTTGCGGCGATCTCCCGGCTGGTGCGGGATGAGCGAGTGCATGAGGCGCTGAGCGAAGCGCCCGATGAAGAGGCCATGTTCGGATTGCTCACCAATGCCACGGATCGCGACGCCGCCTGA
- a CDS encoding PaaI family thioesterase, whose amino-acid sequence MPRIATPPDGSASAGASGAALHYRALESLYASAPVNALFESRLEVVGEGHARIHFTVDERVFHAAGAAHGTIYFKMLDDAAFYAANSLVSDRFLLTTAFNLHFTAPVRSGKVIAEGRWISGKRRVFIAEAHLTDETGEEIGRGTGTFLRSHIALSGLPGYRIEG is encoded by the coding sequence ATGCCACGGATCGCGACGCCGCCTGACGGATCCGCAAGCGCGGGCGCGAGCGGCGCTGCGCTGCATTATCGCGCGCTGGAATCGCTCTATGCTTCCGCGCCGGTCAACGCCCTGTTCGAATCTCGCCTGGAAGTGGTGGGCGAAGGCCATGCCCGGATCCATTTCACAGTGGACGAGCGCGTCTTTCACGCCGCCGGGGCGGCGCATGGAACAATCTATTTCAAGATGCTGGATGACGCTGCCTTTTACGCGGCCAATTCGCTCGTGTCCGATCGCTTTCTGCTGACCACGGCGTTCAATCTCCATTTCACGGCGCCGGTCCGCAGCGGGAAAGTGATCGCGGAAGGCCGTTGGATCAGCGGCAAGCGCCGCGTTTTCATTGCCGAAGCGCATCTCACCGATGAGACGGGTGAGGAAATCGGACGCGGAACGGGCACGTTCCTGCGGTCCCATATCGCGCTTTCCGGTCTTCCCGGCTACCGGATCGAAGGCTGA
- a CDS encoding DUF1491 family protein: MEPRLPTHLEVAGMIRAVEAASGFATVIKKGERDAGTLLVVCCKNGTNACTWERMPQMDGTRMWTKTRQQDPTNPAEFWDYCTRRHDQDRDLWVVELDVPDPERFLTGSVHKG; this comes from the coding sequence ATGGAGCCGCGGCTGCCCACTCACCTGGAAGTCGCCGGGATGATTCGCGCCGTGGAGGCTGCATCCGGCTTCGCCACCGTTATCAAAAAGGGTGAACGCGACGCGGGGACATTGCTCGTCGTCTGTTGCAAAAATGGCACCAACGCTTGCACGTGGGAGCGCATGCCACAGATGGATGGCACTCGCATGTGGACTAAAACGAGGCAGCAAGACCCGACAAATCCGGCAGAATTCTGGGATTACTGCACCCGCCGCCATGATCAGGATCGCGACCTGTGGGTGGTCGAACTGGATGTTCCCGATCCGGAACGATTCCTTACCGGGTCGGTTCACAAAGGTTGA
- a CDS encoding cell wall hydrolase, translating to MASAVMLMFAVFGAESPGAAASDEIAAEASAALPPTGADEAAQGPRFVAHEVVQQLPENDAEDASSLDASSLRELVSDIPTEGPLSPEMRCLAEAVYFEARGEPLAGQLAVARVIVNRAESDAFPDDYCSVVKQRGQFSFVKSGRIPAVRASSSAWRRAEAIARVAHQELWESAAGDALYFHAQRVRPKWASRKIARATIDSHIFYR from the coding sequence ATGGCCTCGGCCGTGATGTTGATGTTCGCTGTTTTCGGCGCCGAAAGTCCCGGCGCGGCGGCGTCAGACGAGATTGCGGCAGAGGCTTCCGCGGCCCTACCGCCCACCGGGGCGGACGAAGCAGCGCAAGGACCGCGCTTTGTCGCTCACGAGGTGGTTCAGCAGCTTCCCGAAAATGATGCAGAAGATGCTTCTTCGTTGGATGCATCTTCTCTGCGCGAACTCGTGTCCGACATTCCGACCGAGGGGCCCCTCTCACCCGAAATGCGCTGCCTTGCCGAGGCGGTGTATTTCGAAGCACGCGGCGAACCGCTTGCGGGCCAACTGGCAGTGGCGCGTGTGATCGTGAACCGCGCTGAATCGGATGCCTTCCCGGACGATTACTGCAGCGTAGTGAAGCAGCGCGGCCAGTTCTCCTTCGTGAAGAGCGGCCGTATCCCTGCGGTGCGTGCTTCATCCTCTGCCTGGCGCCGCGCCGAGGCGATTGCGCGTGTGGCTCACCAGGAACTGTGGGAAAGCGCGGCGGGCGATGCCCTCTATTTCCACGCTCAGCGTGTTCGCCCGAAGTGGGCCAGCCGCAAGATTGCCCGGGCGACGATCGACAGCCACATTTTCTATCGATGA
- the xth gene encoding exodeoxyribonuclease III, whose amino-acid sequence MRIASFNINGIKARLPRLIEWLEETRPAVACLQEIKSQDANFPADELEKIGYHAIWHGQKSFNGVAILADGTAPVEVLRGLPGDDTDDHARYIEADVGNVRVVNIYLPNGNPQPGPKFDYKLAWMERLRQRMKDLLASEKQVVVVGDFNVVPEDKDIWSPAALRDDALMQPASRDAYMRLLHEGWTDAIDTLNPRGGIWTFWDYQAGAWQRDHGFRIDHLLLSPECADGLRAAGVDKDYRGREKASDHAPVWVELA is encoded by the coding sequence GTGCGGATAGCGAGCTTCAACATCAATGGCATCAAGGCCCGACTGCCGCGCCTGATCGAATGGCTGGAGGAAACCCGGCCTGCGGTCGCCTGTCTCCAGGAAATCAAGAGTCAGGATGCCAATTTCCCGGCCGATGAGCTGGAGAAGATCGGGTATCACGCCATCTGGCACGGCCAGAAGAGCTTCAACGGCGTGGCCATCCTCGCCGATGGGACTGCGCCTGTCGAAGTGCTCCGGGGCTTGCCGGGCGACGATACGGACGATCACGCCCGCTATATCGAAGCCGATGTGGGCAACGTCCGCGTCGTCAACATCTACTTGCCCAACGGCAACCCACAGCCGGGCCCCAAGTTCGACTACAAGCTCGCCTGGATGGAGCGGCTGCGCCAGCGCATGAAGGATCTGCTGGCGAGCGAAAAGCAAGTGGTCGTCGTGGGCGATTTTAACGTGGTGCCCGAGGACAAGGACATCTGGTCCCCCGCTGCGCTGCGCGATGACGCATTGATGCAGCCCGCCAGCCGCGATGCTTACATGCGTCTGCTGCATGAGGGCTGGACTGATGCGATCGACACGCTGAACCCGCGAGGAGGCATCTGGACGTTCTGGGACTATCAGGCCGGCGCCTGGCAGCGGGACCATGGCTTCCGCATCGACCACCTGCTGTTGTCACCGGAATGCGCCGACGGGCTGCGGGCGGCGGGGGTGGACAAGGACTATCGCGGGCGGGAGAAGGCCAGCGATCACGCGCCGGTGTGGGTGGAACTCGCCTGA
- the erpA gene encoding iron-sulfur cluster insertion protein ErpA, with product MSNAVTLTEAAAKRVGRIAEMRSRPPMLRLSVEGGGCSGFQYRFDLAEQIESDDAVSETDGVKLVIDPVSLDLVAGSTVDFVESLGGAAFRVENPNAAAGCGCGSSFGI from the coding sequence ATGAGCAACGCTGTGACACTAACCGAGGCTGCGGCGAAGCGCGTCGGCCGGATCGCTGAAATGCGGAGCAGGCCGCCGATGCTGCGGCTTTCCGTGGAGGGTGGCGGTTGCTCCGGCTTCCAGTATCGCTTCGATCTCGCAGAACAGATCGAGAGCGACGACGCCGTAAGCGAAACGGATGGAGTGAAGCTGGTAATTGATCCGGTAAGCCTGGATCTGGTTGCCGGCAGCACGGTAGATTTCGTCGAGTCCTTGGGCGGGGCCGCCTTTCGTGTAGAAAATCCCAATGCAGCCGCGGGTTGCGGTTGCGGTTCCAGCTTCGGGATCTAA
- a CDS encoding CBS domain-containing protein: MTIARIIAGRNQSIVHCAPETTVREAAGLLAEQRIGAMPVLERQRVVGIFSERDLLYAIARDAAVALLHEVRKVMTTPPITVGPETDVLAALSLMTRRRIRHLPVVEGDEMVAFVSIGDLVKYRIDQVETEARAMREYITAA; encoded by the coding sequence ATGACAATCGCCAGGATAATCGCCGGCCGTAACCAGAGCATTGTTCACTGCGCACCCGAAACCACAGTCCGCGAGGCCGCGGGCTTGCTTGCCGAACAGCGTATCGGCGCAATGCCGGTGCTGGAGCGACAGCGCGTGGTCGGGATTTTCTCGGAACGTGACCTGCTCTATGCCATCGCCCGCGATGCGGCGGTGGCACTGCTGCACGAGGTGCGCAAGGTCATGACGACGCCCCCGATAACGGTAGGTCCGGAAACGGATGTGCTCGCGGCGCTTTCGCTGATGACGCGACGCCGCATCCGGCACCTGCCGGTGGTGGAAGGCGACGAGATGGTGGCGTTCGTTTCAATCGGCGATCTCGTGAAATACCGGATCGATCAGGTAGAGACCGAAGCACGCGCCATGCGGGAATATATCACCGCCGCTTGA
- a CDS encoding (2Fe-2S) ferredoxin domain-containing protein produces the protein MSKHSSERELERAERAFRKIGGDGIRRQIFLCGISEKQECCRREVGERAWKYLKKRLKELGLAGNGGVQRTKADCLQICAAGPIAVIWPDNVWYHSCTEEVLEQIIQDHFIGGVPVEAYRLRSPAESGESLSGSITDSS, from the coding sequence ATGAGCAAGCATTCCAGCGAACGTGAGCTAGAGCGCGCCGAGCGAGCCTTCCGCAAGATCGGCGGCGACGGCATCCGGCGGCAAATTTTCCTCTGCGGAATTTCGGAAAAGCAGGAATGTTGCCGCCGCGAAGTCGGCGAACGCGCCTGGAAATATCTCAAGAAGCGGCTCAAGGAACTCGGCCTCGCCGGCAACGGCGGGGTGCAGCGGACCAAAGCGGATTGCCTGCAGATCTGCGCCGCCGGCCCAATCGCGGTCATCTGGCCGGACAATGTCTGGTATCACTCCTGCACGGAAGAGGTGCTGGAACAGATCATCCAGGACCACTTCATTGGGGGAGTGCCGGTGGAAGCCTATCGGCTGAGGTCACCCGCAGAATCTGGTGAGTCGTTGAGCGGATCGATCACCGACTCGTCATGA
- a CDS encoding DUF2497 domain-containing protein, translating into MRQDGEPSVEEILESIKKVIARDNRESALAERRRRENSGLPREAPEAARNSVHDAEGVLELGEAAEMVDSDEALRHRPADHSDDEGESGTGEPGLTNAAAATAMRESLAALAMIARPGAQPQIVRSGETSLEGMAREMLRPMLAQWLDTHLPGIVERMVKDEIARIAGKKG; encoded by the coding sequence ATGCGACAGGACGGCGAACCCTCGGTCGAGGAAATCCTTGAATCGATCAAGAAGGTGATCGCGCGGGACAACCGCGAATCCGCCCTCGCCGAACGCCGCCGTCGGGAGAATAGCGGCCTCCCTCGCGAAGCCCCGGAAGCCGCCCGCAATTCTGTCCATGACGCCGAAGGGGTGCTGGAACTGGGCGAAGCGGCCGAGATGGTGGATAGCGACGAGGCGCTCCGCCATCGTCCCGCAGATCATTCCGATGATGAGGGCGAGAGTGGCACCGGCGAACCCGGACTCACCAATGCAGCGGCAGCGACGGCGATGCGCGAATCGTTGGCCGCTCTGGCTATGATTGCTCGGCCCGGCGCACAGCCGCAGATCGTTCGCTCCGGCGAAACCTCGCTGGAGGGGATGGCGCGCGAAATGCTGCGCCCCATGCTGGCGCAATGGCTGGACACCCACCTTCCGGGGATCGTGGAGCGAATGGTGAAGGACGAGATAGCCCGGATTGCTGGCAAGAAAGGCTGA